The stretch of DNA CCCCGCTGTGCACCCGAGCCTCTGTGCTTCCCCTCCCAGGACACCAATATCCCAACAGCCACGGGCAcacattcctcctcctgctccatggGGTGATCCCACGGGACCATTGCTTTCctcaccaccagcagcacatGAGGCTTGATGGCACTGATGGTCCTGGAAGCTGAGGTAcccaggacagcaggggacTCATCCTGGATGGAGGGGCAAGAGAGGGGCTGtggcccctctgctctgcatggGCAACCACTCTTTTGGGGCTGATCCCTCCAGCAAAGGCATGGGGTGAGAGTGGCCCCATGAGAGTGGTGGGCAGAGTCCTAACCTTTGGGGTCACCCCGCAGGGTGGGGGCTGTGCCTGTGTCCCCCCATTAGTAGGTGACAGGTGCTTTAATGCCTGGGCTGTCAGCTGCTGCTATCACAGGAGAAGgcaaggaggaagaggaagatgatgatgatgatgatgatgatggacaGCTGGGCAGTCAAACCTAGAGGCACCAAGCATAGGGGCCATGGCTGGGGAGTACCGTGGGGTGGCGggtggccctggctgtgcaTCGAGGACCCTCCTCcacagggcaggatgtccctCATCTCACCTGTATCCTCATCACCTTTACCCCCCAGCAGCCGGCCCTGTGAATATGGAGGGGAGACATCATGGGATTCCTGTGCAGGTTGAGAgcatcctgctccctcctgccacccTGGAGCGTTTTGCTTTTGACTAAGAAGCAAACCCCCAAGTATCTCAATGGACTGGGGGTTTCCTGAAGagccccagcaggacagggtTGGGAGGAACCCAGCAGGACAGCATGGCTGAGCTGCCAGGCCTTTGTGTACAAGAACACACAGGGGCAGGAGGTACTGGCTCCCCAACCCAACACTGTCTGGGAAATtgtccagggctgtgctgccaccTCTGTTGGAATGGAATGGGAGGAGTTAGTGAGAGGATCCCCCTCCCTCGAACCCACTGCTCCCCTGTTTCAGTTCACTGAGACTTTCTCCCCTTTCAAGTTCCCACTAAAGTAGCGCAGGGGGAATTCAAACTGGAACTAAACCAGGGGTGTTTTgcaaccaaggaaaaaaaaaagcaagctgaaCCTGAAGAGAGCAGTGGAAAATCCCTCCTGCCTCTAGGACACTGCTCTGCTTTATCAAGTCAGCCTCATTTTCCACAGACGAAGATTGCCCCTGCACAGCCCGTCAGGCCAGCCCACGGCCCCACTGCACGTCCTGGACAAAGGGCTCCTCCTCGCCCTTCCCAGCCTTGGCTGAGCACAGAGGGTCCCCAACCAGCCCGgggtgctgccagcacccacaaagccccagggagcagcagggctttaGGTGGGGATGAAGGCTCAAGGGCTGGGTGTCAGGGCAGCAGCATGGCTGGAATGGTGGAtgctggcagagccaggaaagctgctgtCCCCAACCCAGTCCCCATCCCACAATGGGGATTGTTCTGGAGCCCACGGGCAGGATGCGGCCTGGCCGGCTCTGTGCCTGACTCACATCCTCACCGCctgggagggagctggtggagatCCACATCTCCAGCACACCTTCCCACGGGGCTGGGACACGGCATGGGCGCTGCTGGGAACCCCCTCCGCACCTGGGACCCACCGCCGAGCTGCTCCCTCCCGAACAGCCCCTCTGGAAAACCCCCGCCACGGTCGGGGCCCTGCGGGACCGGGGAGCGTTTCCTTCCCCAGGCAGGTTGGAGCCTCCCACCGGAGCTGGCGTTCCCgggggaagagctgcagcagagcgAGGCATTTGCACTAAGTGATCacatttatttgaatattttgcgtgtgtgtgtgtgtctgtgtgtctgtgtgtctaAAATCGGTTACAGAATAAATACCTGTGCCTTATAGCAGGAAgtccactttttttttatacaaagtGCTTGTTACAGGAAGTTGCATCAGCGATATGCAGGAGAGGAGTGCGTTTCGGTCACACTTCCCCTCCTGAAAActagaacagatttttttttatttatttatttgtggttttttgtaaagtttcttttcccttttttttttgtgcattaaaTTTCCTGCCATTGTGTATTTACAAATctctgaaagaaggaaaaaaatgccaataTGCATGAGAAGTGGCCTtgtaacacaaaaaaaaaaaaacagcctttaaaaaaaaagtaacaaaccCAAAATCTACAAGTATCATTTCATACTGAATCAATGatagattttttctttttttttttctttttaaaaagggaaagaaaggggtgggaaaaggggaaaaactgaaccaaaccagaaaaaatgaACTCGGAGAAATAGAAAGAGAGAAGGTGCCATTGTCCCTTCTGAAGTTTTCCAAAGGCAGAGAGGAGCGAGGAAGAGCACAACGCACAGACCCAGATGTCCGACTGAAATCCCCATCAATTTCTTCTCGGTAATTTCTCCCTTGTGTTTACCCAGCAAGGGGCAGGAAGgacttccaaaattaaattaaaaaaaggcattaaaatgaaaaaaattatttaatctttaaaggatttaaaaaaaaaaaaaaaaaagagatatgaTAGAATaaccctccccaaaatcctggaggGGTGTGAGGCAGGGAAAAAATTGGGTTTgatttaaaaggggaaaaaaaaaaaaaaaaagaaaagccaaaccaaaccagactTTTCTCTCTGAGCACATCATCGAGCGGGACTCTCCGGAGAGTGTGACGGTTAACTGGTGACGTAGTGTTTGGCCGATGGCTGGCCATAGACCCTATAGAAATCCTGCCGCCCGTGCTGCTGGGATGCGTCAATCCATTCCCTCACGGCAAGTCCCGGGAGCGACTGGGGGacggcgggggcgggcggcaGCGGGTGGGAGTACTCCTGCGACGAGACTGTCCAGGGGAAGTGCCCCGACCGCGGGTAGGGCTGGTGCCCGCTGTGGTTGGACACTGAGGAACAGTAACAGTTATCCACGGAGCAGACGAGGATTTTGCGCCCGCCGTACTGGGAGAGCACGGACTGCTGAGATGACGTGGTGTTGGGGTAGTGAGATGGGTTGAAGACGGAGCCCGAGTGCACCGGCTGCGGGCCGCTAGGAAGTCCAACTATGTGCTGCGTGGAGCTACAAGGCACCATGGCTTGTGCGGACTGCCCCTCGCCAGCCGAAGCGCCCTGGCTCATGTACTGGCTCGCCACAGTCCCTGACGATGGCTCGAGGAAGCTGCCCTCGGGAAAGGCGGTGGAGTGCTTGCGCTTCTCCGCGCCGGAGTTGCTGACGGTGCAGGGGTACATGGGGATACTCTGCAGGAAGGGGACGGGGGTGCTCAGAGGACCTGCGGAGGGGAACAGGAGAGGGGGATTGTATCAAGCACAGCTTGGTACAGCTCCAGGGTGCTCCAGCTCTGATCTGAAGCTGCAGTGGAGCCCCAAGACCCACATTCCAGCCCCACGTGTGCAGAGGGTCCCCCAGCCCGCCCCACCAGAGGCAAACCgtgcacacacagccctgtgcaggtggattcagttctgggcccttgCCAGcgggctcagagcagcccccagcactgctctgcaaaCAGCTCGTGAACACAGTCCCTAAcaggagcagagtgggacagcctggggatAAACACAAATCCCCCAAGGAGAGGACTGGGAAGCATCCACAGGATGTGGTCTGCTCCCAGGCATtggctgggggctgtgggacCATGCCAGCCCCTGGCTGTCCTTGCCCACATGCTGACCTCCATCGTTCCACTGACTTTTCCTGGCAATGCCCAAACCCCCaaatatttcagggttttgTGTAACCCCAGAACACAGCCATTTCACAAGACAAGGAAAATGCCCTGGGGAGAGTCAGGAACTGGCTTTGTAACTCTCCCTGGTGACTGCAGAGGGGCTCCAAGGGGTCCCTGCCCCAAAGAGCTCTCCCCATCGTTCTGTGCTGGGATCTGCAGGGCAGCCACCTATGGATACAGGAGGTAGTGAGGTCCCattaccctgcacccctcagGTTTCACCCACCTTCCAGCAacttcctcagctgcttctccttcttGGCGATCTCGTTCAGGAAGAGCTTGGAGTTGAGGTGGCCAATTTTGGGTGGGGGCAGGCTGCCACCTGTACAGTTCTGCGTCCTGTTGGGGATGGCAGGCAGAGAGGTGTGAGTTACAAGGTAGACTCCGGAGAGGGACAGCTCCTCCCCTCACACCCTCCTGGAGCCAAACCCCCTCCCTAGGGTAGAGGACAGAAGTGAGCTGGCAGACTCTGGCAGGCAGGACCTTCCCTGTCCAGTTTTGCTTGAATGtcccctgccagggcacacCTCCTGCAGTCCATGTCCCGACTGCATGGCCATCCCAGCTCATCTCTGCTCCACTAGCATTGGCTTTaaccccctgccctgcctctgcccagtGGAGCTGGACAGAGCCCTGCACCCCAACCCAGCTGGTCCCATCCTCTGCTCTTCCACAAGCACAACACTTGAGTTTCCCCTAGTCCATGGGGAAGACCTGATTCAATGGGTGCACGAGGGGATTTTTTCATCCTcccagagagagagggaagctGAGCATGGCACGTGCCTCTCCCAAACCCTGTAacatccctggctctgctcttcctccgGATAttgtgctgctgccacccctgTGGACACGAACACGCCCTTTCCCCCAAACACGTCTGTCCCGCTGCACTTACCTGTCCATTAAGATTTTCACAGACTTGGTGTTCTAGAAGTGGAAGGAGAAGCTCTGGTCAGTAAGGCCAATCCCTGCCATGCCCCCTTTCACTGTCAGTTTCCATGGCCCCCAGGAGCGGACAGTCTGACTATGGGCACTGTGACCCCTTTCCCCTGCATGGActgctccagccccatctcCAGCTGTGGCACCTCCTCATTTGAGGCTAGCACTGAGCCTGCCTCACTTCTCCTTGACTTCTTCCACTGCTGAGCACTCTGGAGGCATCAGCCAGCCCTGCTATtgtccccatcctgctcccaaCCATACCCCACACATACCCAATTCTTCCCACACAACCAAACCTCTCCATAGCCCCCGTCCCACCCTGGCATAGGCAGCTTGTCTTACCTTCATGAAGTTGATGTCCTCAGTTTTGTCAAACATGACCTGGACAGAGCTGAGGAGCTTCTTGGCCTCCTGCATGCGTTCATTGAGGTGCAGAACCTGGGCCGCGTTCTCATTGCAGAACTTGGCCTGGGCCTTGTCCAGGATCTCCATGGTCTTCCGCAGGTCCTCATCCAAGATCTGGTGCATCTTCTCGTACTGCAGGCGCACCTCGTCCTTCAGCTGGCTTACCTTCTCCTGGGGAGATGAGTAGGGTCAGGCCCTCTGTGTCCTTTGACCTCTTCCATGATGTCCCAGGACACCCGGGTTCTTTCTCAGCAGTGGAGAATGCAACCTGAAAGCtgcatcccagctctgctctcctgcaaCACCCAGACAGCTCAAACCCTGCTGTCAACTCCCACATGGGAGGACTTCTATGTGCCAGAGACCCAACAGGGACACTTTGTTGGGTTGGTTCAGCAGGTTTGATTGGTTCAGCAGATTCCTGGACGTACTTCCTGGGGTGTGTGCGGGAATCAGCTCCAGAGACCCAATGCCAAGGAAAATGGAAGTGTGCTCCCCTGAAAAATCCCGCCCATCCCCCTCTGCATACCCTTCCCATGTtcatcctcatccccagccccactccatGCTGGAGACACTTCATGTTCCAGAGCCTTTCCCTTCTTGCTCTGGGAGGCTGAGGGGCTTTAAGGACCACAAGCACTCCTTTCCTGAATaaggctgtgctgagctgaggaTGGGATGTGCCATCTGATATTTAAGGACAACCTTGTTCCGCACCTCCCAACTCAACCCAGGGCGCatgaggctgcagagcagctccaaacATATTTTGTCTCCCAAAATGATGACTGATGACACTGAAATAGAGGCTGGAAGTCTGTCCAGCTACTCCTCCCCTGCACGtctgccttcctccctgccaACCTGGCTCCTGTGTCCCATGAGCTTGTCCCTATTGTGCCATAGGGTGACAGTCCCCGGGACTGGCCGTGGCAGGGTGAAGGCCTGGTTACCTCGACCAGCCGCTTGTCTGATTCCAGCTTGTAGAGCTGCTCCTCGATGTCCTGCTCCCGCTCCTCCAGGCGGTCCTGCTGCTTCATCAGCATCTTCTGCAGAGATGAGGGAAAGCAGCATCGTCAGAGCCCAGCGGCCACGTGTGCCAGTGAACATCGGTGCTGCCCACACTGGCTCTGCCCACATGGTTCAGGAGGGATGGTGCTTTTTCCCAGCAGGATGTCACTGAAAGCCCCCGTGTAGCTTGTGGAGCTGGAAACTTGGTTATTTCAATGGCAGAAATGGCAGAGGGGCTGCGTGTGCCGGGCTGTGTTATCGGCTGGGCTGGGTCCCCTGGATGGGGGCAGCACCTCGGGTAACTTTCTGCAGCCCGGTCAGTGGGGCTGGATCAGGGCCAAGCCCTGGGGACTGTGGAGAGGACACAGAGAGGCTCATCCCCCACTAAGGCAGTACCATTTTGAGGCCCATCACCCATTGCCAGCAGGCTCCTGTGAGACATCACCACCTCCCTCGCGCTCCCGTATGCCACGCCAAatcctttctcccttccccgCCTCCTTGACAAGCCCCAGAGCCAATGTCAGCGTAATCTGGAGGGACAGAGTGAGGAGGAATGGAGCCTCCCCCCACCAcactgccagcccccagccccactccttGGGGCTGGGCCTGGGCCATCCACTGAATAACTGGGACAAAACCTTATCCCCAGCTATCAGCATGAGTGCCTTGCTCCTGCATGCTTCCCAGCCAGGAGAAACCCACTGCCCATGACAGAAGGGCTCCAtccctgtgagcagcagcaaggcTTCCCAAAACACCCCTCAAAATAAACTCCAAATATTCTCCTGCATGTTTACTGTGGTGAAAAGCCAGGACACCAGAGGGGCGAGGAGAAGGGCTTCGCCCGGCACAGAGATGCAGCGGTCGAGACTCAATGATGGGGGCGAGATGGAAAGAAACCAGCAGCAAGAATGAATTTCGAGGGGATTATTGCTATTATAAACCGCCACTCGGGAATTTATAATCAAGTAATTAATTCCTGGACGAGGCGGGAGGGGGAGGGTGGCAGAGGCGCTGCCGGGATTAATTGCATTGCAGGGAAAGGCTGTCACCTCCGACTCAATTCAGGAGCAGGAATGCGAAGCCTCCTCCCTcctgttgtttttcttaagGTCTCAGGCACCTCCAGCCTTACTGTCACTGGGCTCCTACCACTAATAATAACGAGgagctaaaaaaacccagcttccCACTCACAGGCACACTCCACATGCATGCTCGGGATGCACGCGTGTGCACCCACCCAGGCACatgcagacagacacacagacagcgCATCCACTGAAACAGGGCTGAGGGGCAGTCACAGCAACGCAGAACCCCATCCCACGGGGGGACATTTGCTGTGCTTGTGTACAGAAACACAGGGGCCTGTAGCATCCACGGGCATCACTGGAAGCATCCACATCGAGAAATATTTGAGgcttatattaaaaatatcctttttttcattgtaaaatgATTGTTACTTGTGTTGCCGCAGCATCAGGAGGCTGCAGTCCACTCCCAGGTTTAACACGAGGGGAACTGAGCTCTGGAGAGTGAGTGCAACACCACTTGCTTGAACCTTGGAGAACCAAGGGTGCCGGCAGGAACTATGTCCTAGGTCCTGTGACAGCAGCCAGGCCTGagtgtggagctgctgggggttTCTCTAGGGGTTCAAAGAGGGTTTTGGGTCAAGCACCAGGCAGAACTGTGGAGCAGGTAGACAACAGCCCCATGTAGGCGGATTGAGAAGAGGCAGGCAACCAGCCTGCTCTTGGACTCCACAGAAAGAGACTCCTTCCAACATCCCTGCTTGCAGGAGGCCAGCTGAATGTGGGAGTTGGGCAGGTtgtgcagcacaggctgaacTGCTCACACCTCATGCTGGGCAGCCAAAGGACACAGTGAGCTTTGCACCGAGCCCTTCCCTacacctccctccctgccacagACTCGCCACCTCCACCACAGACAGCCAGACCCATCCCACACCAGCTCACCAGGAGGATGGCTAAGTCTAGccagagccccaggagcagccccatcCTCAGCCTGACTTCCCTGTctgccagctgggatgggagTGGGTAAAAAACCTAGGACAGGATCCCTTGCAGGGCAGAGAGGCCAAATCCCCGTCCCACTCCATTGTACCCATCAGGTGTCTGACCTACCCGAGGCAGCCACTGCCCTTCCCCCTGATGCTGCCAGGATGCTCTAGCAGGGGAAAGCAGAGTTTCTTATCACTGGCAGATGCCAGACAGGCTGAGGCCACCCTGCCAGTCCCGCTGGTCTGAGGGACCCCTGAGGGAGGCACCGAACAGCCCCGGACATGCACGTACCATCGCCCTGCAGCTGCCGTGGCAGAGCTGCCAACCTTTGTGTTTTGTAAGAAACCTCAGACTGCTCCACTCCAGGAATCATGCAATTATGTGAAATCacaaatatacatataaacatatataaaaaaaactttttataCATGTAAATCAATTTAATATCACCTCACAGCTGGAAAAAGTCACCAAAACCCAACCTAAAGCTGTAGAAATCAGACAGAATAGAGGACATGCAGCACTTTCTTTAAACCTCGTATTTGAGCCACTCTCTTTTTAGGGTGATTTAAAAACTATACGTGCCTGGGATTGCAGTGGAATGGGAGGGCTTTTCACCCACGGCAACAAAACTTTAACAAGACACAAGAGTATGAACTACCCCTTCTGGCACTGAGGGGCAAAATCTCATTGTCTATGCAGCACAGCCTGAATTCCTTAGgtattttgaaaaggaaaatatatccCTTCTCCTTCCATCCCCTCCCAAATCTGGCATTTCTGAAGTCATgaactcctcctcctccaggatCAAAATTTCTCGGGGTAATTTCTCATATTTCATGCATGACCTTGGTGCTGGGAGAGCCGAGGCTCCCTCCGTACAGGCACCCTTCCCAGGCTGTGAGCAACTCTGATCCCAGTTTGTCTTTTCTGAGACACGTCGCCAGTTTGCGAAACGCAtactaaaaatgctttttattccGACACCAGCTGAGAGTGAATTCATCtcattaattaataaattaatcgGTGGCTGGGGTAAGTGGCTGGTCCACGATGACCCTCTAGGCCCCAGTGAGACTGGGCTAGTTCATGGACACCAGCTTATTCTGCAGGAGATGAACATAATCTCCCCCCTCCTCATGGAGAAAAATGAAGCGTGGGTACAAAAGGGCTGAGCCCATACGAGAGCTTGTGAACACGCCATGGCCATCACCCCTGCAAGGGAGCTGGACCACCAAAGGTGGAAGGACAAAGGAGGGGATGTTATCATTCACTTCCCTTCGGGAGTGAGGGTGCACTCCTCCCATGCAGGCAGAGAAGGGTGATTCCTGAGCAGCAACTGCGGCAAGTCAGATGGGTTTGGGGTACCAAGGTCATGCACTGGGACTGAAACACTGCTTGGAGGGATATCTCTGCAGGAAGCAAAGCAAGCACTGCAAGGTCTTGTTGCAGGGAGGATGCACACAGCTGGTCCCCATGGGATTGTGTTGGGGGGAGGCTTGCTGACCATTGCTATCCATGGCACTTGCTGGGAGGAAATCACCACCAGGGAAACCACACTCGCCCTGCCTGCACCTTACTGCACCTCCTGGTCAGTCCCCACAGACTATGTGCTGACCCCAGCTCCCAGTGGCCGCCCCAGCATGGGACACATCCaccctgccaggcagggcaTAGGGATATGTCTGCTGGGGGACAGGGCAGTCCCAACAAAGAACTTCTGCAACATTAAatgcctgcagccacaggacagGAAGATAGTAATGAAGAGTTTAACAGATCTGATGATATAGGGCATCTGTGCTTCTCATCCGAGAGCCACTGCATGGCTGCAGCACCACAAGCCTCAGATGTGTTACACACACAAGTCCAGCTCAACCAGCTGGGAAAACCTCCACTgtactggggggcactggggtgtAGGAAGGAGCTCACACCCACCTAAGACCTCCCAGCCAGGGAGCAATCTGTGGGCAAGATATTTCCCTTGACTTGTCTTAGGCTGGTATCAACACTGTCCTCTCCCAAAGGGCAGAGCTAAGCCTGTGGTCACTGCTGAGCCCACAGTAGCAGTGGATTATGGCCCTGCCCTGTCTGAGGCC from Vidua chalybeata isolate OUT-0048 chromosome 8, bVidCha1 merged haplotype, whole genome shotgun sequence encodes:
- the TRIM8 gene encoding E3 ubiquitin-protein ligase TRIM8; the protein is MAENWKNCFEEELICPICLHVFVEPVQLPCKHNFCRGCIGEAWAKESGLVRCPECNQAYNQKPNLEKNLKLTNIVEKFNSLNLEKPPSVLHCVFCRRGPPLPAQKICLRCEAPCCQSHVQTHLQQPSTARGHLLVEAEDVRAWSCPQHNAYRLYHCEAEQVAVCQFCCYYSGAHQGHSVCDVEIRRNEIRKMLMKQQDRLEEREQDIEEQLYKLESDKRLVEEKVSQLKDEVRLQYEKMHQILDEDLRKTMEILDKAQAKFCNENAAQVLHLNERMQEAKKLLSSVQVMFDKTEDINFMKNTKSVKILMDRTQNCTGGSLPPPKIGHLNSKLFLNEIAKKEKQLRKLLEGPLSTPVPFLQSIPMYPCTVSNSGAEKRKHSTAFPEGSFLEPSSGTVASQYMSQGASAGEGQSAQAMVPCSSTQHIVGLPSGPQPVHSGSVFNPSHYPNTTSSQQSVLSQYGGRKILVCSVDNCYCSSVSNHSGHQPYPRSGHFPWTVSSQEYSHPLPPAPAVPQSLPGLAVREWIDASQQHGRQDFYRVYGQPSAKHYVTS